AGTTTATATCCAGCGAACAGTGTACCGGCTGTTGTAAAAAGAATTAATCAAACGCTTCAACGTGCAGATCAAATTCAACATATGGAAGGCACTGGTGATACAGATTATTTCGTACCAATTGTAGCAGATGCTGAAGCTGGGTTCGGCGGACAGTTAAACGTATTTGAGTTAATGAAAGGAATGATTGAAGCTGGCGCGTCAGGTGTGCATTTTGAAGACCAATTATCTTCAGAGAAGAAATGCGGACATTTAGGCGGAAAAGTATTATTACCGACGCAAACAGCGGTGCGTAATTTAATTTCTGCAAGGCTTGCTGCGGATATAATGGGTGTGCCGACAATTATCGTTGCAAGAACAGACGCTGATGCGGCAGATTTAATTACGAGCGATATCGATCCGGTTGACCAAGAGTTTATTACAGGGGAAAGAACACCTGAAGGATTTTACCGCACGAAAGCAGGTCTTGATCAAGCGATTGCACGTGGCTTAGCATATGCTCCGTATGCAGATCTTGTTTGGTGTGAAACATCTGAGCCAAATTTAGAAGATGCAAAACGTTTCGCAGAAGAAATTCATAAGAAATATCCAGGGAAATTACTAGCTTATAACTGTTCACCTTCATTTAATTGGAAACAAAAACTAGATGAAAAAACAATTGCGAGCTTCCAAAAAGAAATCGCATCATACGGTTATAAATTCCAGTTCGTAACACTTGCTGGATTCCATGCATTAAACTACGGTATG
The DNA window shown above is from Bacillus clarus and carries:
- the aceA gene encoding isocitrate lyase, encoding MKSERIDKLQESWELDTRWKGVTRPYSAEDVIRLRGSIDIEHTLARRGAEKLWESLHTEDYINALGALTGNQAMQQVKAGLKAIYLSGWQVAADANLSGHMYPDQSLYPANSVPAVVKRINQTLQRADQIQHMEGTGDTDYFVPIVADAEAGFGGQLNVFELMKGMIEAGASGVHFEDQLSSEKKCGHLGGKVLLPTQTAVRNLISARLAADIMGVPTIIVARTDADAADLITSDIDPVDQEFITGERTPEGFYRTKAGLDQAIARGLAYAPYADLVWCETSEPNLEDAKRFAEEIHKKYPGKLLAYNCSPSFNWKQKLDEKTIASFQKEIASYGYKFQFVTLAGFHALNYGMFELARGYKERGMAAYSELQQAEFAAEKHGYSATRHQREVGTGYFDEVAQVITGGTSSTTALKGSTEEAQFTK